Genomic window (Arthrobacter sp. StoSoilA2):
AGACTCTGCCTAAACTGGCTGCTCCCAAGACCCAGTTCGGATTTGGTCTGCGTTTGGCCGAGGTCACGGTCCAGTAGTTCCGTTTTCGCTCCGCTTACCCAACTAGGTAGCAGCTGATGCCCTTTTGAGGGCTCAAAAGGGCATCAGCTGCTACTTCCTTTCGCATGCGCGGTGCATTGTGACTGGATGTGGCCACCAGTCATCCGGCGTCCCCGCTTCGATTGGCCGAGCCTCCAGACGGTACCCTGAATGATGGTGGGTTTTAGGCCCTCCAAATCCAACGGAATATTTGGACCGTTGCAGGGGTTGAGTCAGGTGGCTGCCCCGAAAGCCGCAGCATCGACTAAGGAAGAGGTTCACGCCACGTGAGCATTGCAGAAAACAGCGCATCGCAGGTGCGTGACGTCATCATCGTAGGTTCAGGCCCCGCCGGTTACACAGCCGCCGTTTACACCGCCCGCGCCAACATGAAGCCTCTGCTCATTGCCGGTTCCGTCACTGCAGGTGGCGAATTGATGAACACTACGGACGTTGAAAACTACCCAGGCTTCCCCGAAGGCATCATGGGTCCCGATCTCATGGAAAACTTCGAAAAGCAGGCGGCCCGCTTCGGTACCGAGATTCTCTTCGAGGATGTCACCGAATTGGATCTCGACGGCGACATCAAGTCGGTCACCATTGGCACGGGGGAGACCTTCCAGGCGAAGGCCATTATCCTGTCCACCGGTTCGGCCTACCGTGAGCTTGGACTTGAGAACGAAAAGCGCTTGTCCGGGCACGGCGTTAGCTGGTGTGCAACCTGCGACGGTTTCTTCTTCAAGGATCAGGACATTGCGGTCATCGGTGGCGGCGACTCGGCCATGGAAGAAGCGCTCTTCCTTACCAAGTTCGCCAAGTCCGTTACAGTGGTCCACCGACGCGACACCCTCAAGGCTTCCAAGATTATGGGCGACCGTGCCCAGGCACACGAGAAGATCAACTTCATTTGGAACACGGCTGTAGAGGATGTCCTCGGCGGTGACAAGGTCACAGGCCTCAAGCTCAAGAACCTGGTGGACGGTACCGAATCCGAACTCGACGTTACCGGCGTCTTCGTGGCCATCGGCAACGATCCCCGCACGGAACTCGTGAAGGGCAAAGTTGATCTGACCCCCGAAGGAACCATTGCTGTAGAGGGCCGGACTTCCCGTACCAACATCAAGGGTGTGTTCGCCGCAGGCGACGTCATCGATCCCACCTACCGCCAGGCCATCACGGCCTCGGGCTCCGGTTGTGTGGCTGCCCTCGATGTCGAGCACTACCTCGCAGACCTGCATTCCTGAGCTTTACCAGACCAGCAACCATACGAAGGGAAAAGTTATGAGCAACGCTAAAGACGTAACTGACGCAAGCTTCAGCACGGACGTCCTGGCTTCCGAGAAACCGGTCATCGTGGACTTCTGGGCAGAGTGGTGCGGACCCTGCCGCAAGCTCGGCCCGATCCTCGACGAGATCTCCGTTGAATACGGCGAGAAGGTTGACGTCGTGAAACTCAACGTCGACGACAACCCTGCCATCGCCGCCGAGTACGGCATCACGTCCATACCCGCCGTCTACCTGTTCAGTGGGGGAGAAGTGAAGAGCACGGTCATCGGCGCCAAGCCAAAGCAGTTCTTCGAAAAGGAATTCGCGGACGTCTTGTCCTAGCTTCCCTTAGTTAGTCAGTGAAAAGCCGGCGGCTGTCCCTCCTGAAGGAGTGGGAGTCGCCGGTTTTTTGTATTTAAGCCAAATGCATCCCATAGCGTTTGTTATTCGACGTTTGATTGCTCCAGAGCCCTTGAACGTCCGCTGAAGCCAACGATTTGGGTTCCCCTTACCTCGGGTAGGCAAACACGGCCCCTCTCTCACATCCCCACCCCACCGCGCGCATCCCTCTCTCACATCCCCACTCCACCCCGCGCATCCCTCTCTCACATCCCCACCCCACCCGACGCATCCCTCTCTCACATCCCGACCCCACCCCGCGCATCCCTCTCTCGCTTCCCGACCTACTGAGTCATGGATCGGGTAGTCCGTGTCCGCTGATGACCCCCGGGACACTTCTCGCGGGGTAAACAAAGAGGCAAAGCCAACTCCCACTCCAGGCGGAAAGCTTCGGATTATTCATAGTCCGACGGGAAGGATTCCGCTCATGCAACCAATCAGTCGTGCTTGGGCTGCTTCATGGGGTGCCGGAACTTCTGGGAATTTCGGACATTTTCGAACTAGTCCGGGCACTTTTCCGTTGGCCGCATGCCGATGACACGCGTGCAAAGCCTTGCGAATCACCGGCATCATTTGAATTTCAACTCTTCGTAGCGGTCCTGGATTCGCTAGCACCCAGCCTCGACTCTGAACGCAACGCCTTCGAGGACCCTGCGCTCATGTCACGCAACACCCACGAGTCTCAGACGCCTGGGGCTCTATCAACTTCTTCCGCCATGACTCATTGCATCATTCACTCCGTCCGGATGGAGTTGTGTTTCCGCGACGGTGAAGTTGGGATTTCAGGGCAACGATTTTCATGCCCGCAGACGCTCTTGGAAGCATCTTCGACCCGAACTGGCGACCTTTTCATCGCTGCCCTCTTCCTTTGTGGGCCGCTCCTCGGGACATGTTTCACGTGAAACGGCATTCCTTCTCCCT
Coding sequences:
- the trxB gene encoding thioredoxin-disulfide reductase; its protein translation is MSIAENSASQVRDVIIVGSGPAGYTAAVYTARANMKPLLIAGSVTAGGELMNTTDVENYPGFPEGIMGPDLMENFEKQAARFGTEILFEDVTELDLDGDIKSVTIGTGETFQAKAIILSTGSAYRELGLENEKRLSGHGVSWCATCDGFFFKDQDIAVIGGGDSAMEEALFLTKFAKSVTVVHRRDTLKASKIMGDRAQAHEKINFIWNTAVEDVLGGDKVTGLKLKNLVDGTESELDVTGVFVAIGNDPRTELVKGKVDLTPEGTIAVEGRTSRTNIKGVFAAGDVIDPTYRQAITASGSGCVAALDVEHYLADLHS
- the trxA gene encoding thioredoxin; this translates as MSNAKDVTDASFSTDVLASEKPVIVDFWAEWCGPCRKLGPILDEISVEYGEKVDVVKLNVDDNPAIAAEYGITSIPAVYLFSGGEVKSTVIGAKPKQFFEKEFADVLS